caaagtatttaTGCGCAtctatgcatttcttttttttacttagatttcagcaaaaaagaatctttttaaatatatatatttttttctgttgtttaaaattagtttcgtttagttaaaaaatcataataagaaaatctgcttcttaaatactaattaagaaATCAGCTTACAACtagtatcttaaaataataattaagagaaatgctttaaaaaattgtgctcTTTTCCGTATTCTGTACAAAGATTTAGTACGAttcttggttttaaaaaaaaaaaattggcgttTTGCTTTCTTAAACGCCAATACTGGCCATTTTCTCTCCCTTTTTTGCTTCCTCATCCCCGTACTGACTTAAAGAGTAACCCAATTTCCATGTAATCAAGTCTACCTACCTTTCTCTCCAGTGCCAACTTAAGGTGGAATGGACTATAATGATATCTTTTAGTCACTGGTCCCTGAGGCCAGTaattaagttttcttatttttaacctttttttttcttagtatgtCATTAGTcctaaaatctttaataaattaccaaatttgtcttcaaataaacgtaagaaatacatttttttattatattgtttgtaAAATAGTGGTATTTTTTaggatataatataaaaagttgaaactaatctaaatttaatttactaaaacattaaagtgcttaaaacctaacagaaatttctatttcttgaaCATTGGTACATAAAAACAGAACAACAGCTTTACTTTGGAGAAGGCAAAAATCAGATACGAGATAAAAAGATGTAGCTACTTATCAGGTGGATTACAGAGAGAACTTATGCGGGGGGGGGACGCACTGGACAAATGACAAAGCTACACAGCAAATACATACATTATAAGAGGTATATATTCATATGCAATGATCTCAGATCATATGCCGTttgacaatttatttacaaatctgagaaaataaatttaattttcattatgtcaatattatttctgttacagcacattttaaacaatgatagaaataattgattaaaaaaaatactagctGAGCATATTCAAAAGATCTGACTAGCCTATCACAGATTTAACTTTTTAGATTTCTTCCTATTATAAGATTCTTTATGTCATggtaaattaagtaatatttaatacaacATTAATTACTTCTTATATAATCACAACATGatcaaaaaacaaacttttcacttctttgcataattatttcttttataaaagatgtgtacaaaaagtaattgtttcattcaaaaatttgttaataaaatgctttcttgTTTATCACATATGTTCAGAAAATCATTAAGactatttattcttaattataagtCATTCTCCttcataatcttttatttatttacggtttccactttgaaaaagttaatctattatttatcatataatgTAACATCCGCAACACCAAATGTTActtccataacaaattaatttgcatttcttataattataaaaaaaaaattttttttttaaaaactagaatgtTTTTGAATTGCATAATCccctaaatatatatattaaaaaacttttttgttttcaaattttgaaataaatcattaaaataggaaaattaattGCCTACTGtgcaattttgatatttgagAGTTACAACATCCgtaaaagtagatttttatgtttaaaaaaatttcaaattctggAAGATAAGAAAGAAAGTTTTAGAACAAATAGACGGGACCCCAAGAAAAGTATTAAAgctattttatgacttttaagatataagcattaaaaagtCGACAAATGCAAAGTCCTTAACAGTTGCCTAATTGCTCCAAAGTAAGACTGGTCCAACCAATATCTAAATAAGAAATCATATATTTTCAGAGGCAagcaataacaaataattttttaattatataaaataaaaccaatgcaaaaataaaaaaattaattagcaaaaatgTTGGAGatgtaacataatttaaatgattcagATAAATAGAAGATTCTATaaagcagtgttccccaacccctGGTCCGTagatcaaatggtaccgggccgcctatttcattgaaactaaatttaaattcccaGTTCATAGTTTGATTAGTTAAATTCTTAGTTTGAATTCCTGGATATAAGCAACACACTTCGGTgtcattgtctccgattacccccagaGGGAACCGTCTTGTTGCACAGAAACAAGCTCAGgattctcattgatttaacgttctactaagttaaaaaactttatatttattttttggtgtaactgtattttattttgaaggcatgtttaaataNTTAGTTTGAATTCCTGGACATAAGCAACACCCTTCGGGTGTCATTGTCTCGGATTACCCCCAGAGGGAACCGTCTCATTGCACAGAAACAAGCTCAGgattctcattgatttaacgttctagtaagttaaaaaactttatatttgttttttggtgtaactgtattttattttgaaggcatgtttaaatacaattaaattagaattaataaatcaaaataatctaaaatataaacaatctaCGCCCCCCCCCCTTAGTTGGCCACagtaaaattatgaaacgtTGTCAGGTCCGCgatgataaaaaggttggggaacactgctatAAAGTATATACTACGGATAACAActgacaaaagaaaattttcactaTTAGCAAAAATGAGAAAgagtaaaaacaagaaattattcCCCCACCACTTTTTAATGCATAAGTTTTACTCTAAATACTGTACATATGATTATTATGCATATGACAGTACATatgattattattcataataacaaGACTATGTTgagttaaattacttttgatggGAAAATGTTACACAGTAGACAACAATAGGGTTTTATGCTAGTATGAAGTTTATAATGCTTATCTAAGCTTTCCTTcagcaaaaatctttttttgcatatattacAAGGATAAGGTAATTCATTTGAATGAACAACTCTGTGTCTCATTAAATTTCTGTGTTGCGTAAAACCTTTATTGCACACTatacaagaataatttttttctctaatatgAATAAGATTATGTCTCTCTAAATACTGCTTTTGAGCAAATCTTTTATCACATACATTACAAGAGAATAcctcttttttattcttagaatGATCAGACATATGTTTAGTTAACCGCGATTTTATTGCAaatcttttattacataaattacatgaaaatgGCTTGGTATGAATCATACGATGACTGTACAAATTGTTTCCAGTTGTGAACCTTTTTTGACATATACTACAAGAGTAAGGCTTCTCTTCAGAATGACGACGACtgtgttttcttaaatatgccTTCAcagcaaaacttttattacatatcttACATGAATATAGCTTCTGTCCAGTATGAATAATATTATGATCCCTGAGAGTAGGCATCGAAGTAAACTTTTTATGACATATGTTACAAGAATATGGTTTCTCTCCTACATGAAATCTCAAATGATGGTTCAGAGAGCTcttatttgtaaactttttatcACATATATTACAAGAATATGGTTTCTCTCCTGTATGAAATCTCAAATGAAGGTTCAGAGAGTTCGTACTTATAAACCTTTGATTACATATGCAACACAAATATGGTTTCTCTCCAGTATGAGTTCTGTAATGTATGTTCAGGTGGTTCTTCATGGAAAACTTTTTATCACATATATTACAAGAATAAGGATATTCTCCAGTGTGAATATGAGAATGCATTGTTAAAGTTGTCttgtaggaaaattttttatcacatatattGCAAGAAAAAGGCTTTTCCTTACAGTGAACTACAGAATGCcgaatcaataaatttttttgacgaaACGATTTATGACATATGTCACATGAAATTGAGTTTTTTGCAGACATGgatgcaaatataaaatattttcagtagttttttttttccagcagaAGCAGCACTGAATATTGTTCCTTCCTTTGAacttgataatttataaatatttccttttttttttcaatctaaattgGTTAGCTTCTGTCTAAGTTATtagtgaatgaaatttttttaatgcacaaCAAATACAACTgcttaaaatatgtatacttgcaatatgatttaaatactaAGACAATGTTTTCTAAACCAACaaagaattatcaaaaataaaaaaattctcccaAGAATCAAtgcaattcaattaaaatatttttttttcctttacttaaatttaacagAGGTCTTATAAAcagaaatacttaaatttatgaaatagaaatgtctttgtaaattattatgcttttaatgATCAGTAGCGATTACTTTCAGATAACTGTACCATCAATATATCATCAAGGAGTGAAATATCTTCCCCTCTTGGTGTAAAAACGGATCTCCTGAAAAAGGCTGAAGAACTATGAAAGAAAAAGGAGAATTTAActcaaagaattttaagaacaaagaaaatttaactatgcAGACAGATATTTAAAAGTTGACATTTTTGTATgcacaaaaattcttaaaatcataacttatttcaaatattattcaaaataataaatatataactaacTTTTTTAACATGCACTTGTGTTTATCTTAAGtatcaattttaaagatatatgtAGACAATAAACATCTGCTTATAGCTTTCTTAGTAGTAATATCTTAATGTGACAGAAATAGGCCAAGGGGCAGGGTTGCCATGcgtaatattttttcaccaaaaaatagGGATGTggtattggcgatcgaaatgggctgcaggtggcgtaaaGCAGAACTCTCTACGTATGGCAACACTTTACATGCCTTCATTAGCTTTTGGAGAGTCTTAGAGGAAGGAAGaatagtttctctcttgatatTCACATAGATTAGAatcttttaaaatggaaaattatctggaactgaaaactacatgtTACTAACTATGGTtaatagttctaaagaaaagtatcacggaaattttaaatattttttattgaataaaaagggaaaatatcgtagtacattcctatacaactgaaaagaggaggagagggaagagAGAAGGGCCAAAGGCATGAAatcggtctctccccagatgacTTATTCGAGCGTTGCGAAAGCCAATTtttcgtagtatttttttaaataaaagtagtgtatgtttttattgcttttatcaattttttaatcaaagagaAGAAGTTCCACTCTAGTTTCTTCaagtaaaaagcaatttttgaaataagccAATCGGATAAATACATCTCGATTTCCACGGCATCTGCGATAAGCTGTCAGATATAGAAGTCACATACTAAATGCGAAGATTGGATATAGAAGCTACGTACATACTTTTGAACTCTATCTGACAGCAAAGTTTCTTCACAAtccaatttcaataaaaataatactgactttaaaataacttatttccatttatgtattaaataacttcttttttaattttatattatgtaaaagtatttaaattagagCAGATTTTCAGTTGTTAACCtgcaactttatttaaattattttatatttattactttgttgatcgaaaataattttaattttctttgacagttatatgcttatttttgtaaaatttagtaaccttttattttttataatagttattttctaataaatattacaatgtgACGATTACAAAAACCATAGAGAGAACTAGTTTATGAAAGATATTGCAAATTCTAGAACTAGTATATTGCAACTTCATATCAAATCCTGGTTCAGCCTTTACATACATCATATATAATTGAATCAAATATGAGCTTATCTCCAAATGATTATAATTCTTTGAAGGTGTTTTTTGAACTGATTAAAAatctctatttaaaaataaatcattttcaaaaaactttcatGATTCAAATGTaggaatgaaattattaataaaaattaaaatgtgaataaaaagaaaatacagtaatatatgtaaaaaaacagtctacaaaattaaaatatatcaaaagccCTGAAGACACCgaaaaatttgcacaaaattagAGCACATCGCAGTATGTCTCGACAGAATGTCAAGAAAGTGTGCACCCTCGTCCCTCTACCTACTGATTACATCTTATAGCAATCCTAGAAATGCACCCCTAAAATTCTAGGAAATTTTCCatgtaaaacatttataacCAGATCCAAACAAACAAGTTATCTTCTCCTCTAccttatataaaatatagtagATATGCCCCATCTCATAGCTATAGATAAAACAGAGTATTTTGAAGCTGCGAACATTTTCCTATCGTAAAAAAAGAATCGGCTAACTTTGTAGGCATACCACACGTGAGGATCCTGGGGTATTGTCCAAAGTATTGAGAGggaagaacaaatattttatatttttgaacaaggAAGAGGTTCATTTGATgtcaataaaatgattttgtaagtgttattttttctaccaaataaaagtagaaaaattttttaaactattatttttaatgagtagtttgagaaaatattgaaaattgtcCTTTACAATAGGGGGTGTTTGAACCCCCTTAATCCCTCCCTTACACGCATCCCTGAATACAAGTACCTAATGGACatgtttcgttttaaatttttacgagGGCATCTGGTTTTTGTTTCAGGTGTTAtgtaaaatttcagatattgAAAGAATAAAGTTATGTAAGcaattcttcatttaatttcagtACAAAAAGTGGAAGAAATTTCATGGCAGTaagtaatttgattatttttaaattattgtctttattatttcaaaaaatggcaatttaaaaattcaaacaatattattttaattttgaataaatctttaaataaagctatagtttcatttttggaaataaatgatatatagctatattttagaatagattttttttatgttaaaatttccattcaattcaaatgaaaatataactttacaACCATAGAATGCAGTTTTTAATCTATCTACAATTTcagaatattaataatgtatgataACTGTACAATTAcaaaaaactaaagtaaaatgaGATATGACTAGAGTAATGACTTTTACAAAACTTGTTTAatgaactaataaataaaattgagattttattaaatgcatttaaatttaaaaatttaacagaaaactCATTGtataaagagaagaaaaaaattactaataaaaattaagctacTCTATTATGTTTcttacttaaatttgaaatagtcATTTATATGAGATAGTTGgacacaaaatataatttaaataaggaaaaattgaTGGTAGCATAATTCGGTATAGTAATTTTACTTAGTATTTCTGTTTTGCTTAGTAAATAATGcatgtaataacattttaaaactattcttctGCTTTTTACTTCTTCacaacaatactttttttttatgattctatactttaaaaatacaaataaaaaatatattaacaaaaagaaaatatgaaataataatttaaagttatttaatccatattttaattaatgctgtATTATTTATAAGTGTCTTGCTATGCTTGAACTTTACTCATTTCATATAAATGATACagcatgttattttatttataattaagtcaATAGTACTTAAACCTTATGCAACTCATTTgtcatttttactcttttttatcatggcattagtttaaaatactattttattatcttaaatactTCATGCAGAATTTGTAATGAATGGGGAAAAAATGTGCATTTCCTAAAATTGGTTGATTCAAGGGTTATAAATTGTATACTGCTAAATGACATTAAATAACAATGAtggagaatgtttttttttttttaaaaaaatctagtgCCCTTAATTGAAAGTAATTAAGCTATTATAAAGTACAAAcatgaaaactttttgaactattaattaatatattctcaaaaaataattgaaaaatatccaCTTTCTTTCCATAAACATGCCgacatattaaaaaagaatgaatgaaatttttgaatatgcttATACATTGCTTtacatttcaacttaaaaaacgaataaaattttaacagcaaAATGTTATATTAGTAATGTAAAGGAGAAGTTCAATTATCATCTAAACTTTGTTTgacacaaaatagaaaaatgacaCACTTAAGCATTGTTTAATACCATCAGTTAGAAGTAttcaatttacataatttaatggtcacgtatttttttcatgaaaaatttaaggtaatatatattttttcaattaaaaaatatttgaaactaatgGAATGGTAATAATAAGatgataagaattaaaaatgtcaaatggAATGCATACATACACATAAAGTAGTGAAGTAAAGGGTATgctttagtatttaaaaaataaataaataaataaagcataaattacttttttgatatttattttatcacactGAAGATAAGCATAATTAGCAGTAAGCTCACTAAAtataacaaagtttttaaatgtagcattaaattaatcattattaaattaatcatatattttcaataaaatttgaatagtttttaatattttttaatcatgctctaagcattaaaatttgaaaatattagaatcattaatataaatatactgCATATAACACATACAATAAAAGTTTGTTAACACTGATAactgcaaaaattataagaataaacagaaaaataaaatagaaattcagaataatgaaatatatatttttattaaaaaattatatttctacaaAAGAGCAATatgtatacatttaaaaatttcatatcacACATCTCTATTTATAGTAATACAGTCATTAAACTCaagatttaaaagatttatataagaaaactattttttatttacagggTACCTGTGGCATTTTAGGTTTTCAAatccaagaatttttcacgaCTTATCGAAGTTACCATTTTCTCcgataaaaacacaataaatttaaaataaatgtttattgaaatgataagaataaccaaaactgttacaCTCTGcataatcatatttataaatttaaaaaacagagtaaagaaagggttgaagcaataaaatagctgaaaaaaatacaaaggcaattttttttctgcagaattatattctataaagaaaatttttttgttcatgggaaaagaaagaaatattagtgatttttctgttctcatttcagaattaaaaaaattcgccaataaCTGGCTAGCtgcagctagaattttaaactgataaaaaaaaaaaaattctgaaatcacagaagtttagaAGATAATTGATGAATAAGATAAATTAggttctttctttcattttttgaaagaacaccataatttttaaagaacatgataaaagcattttgtattttaagaaatatgactgtgagtggggtgttgttacaaattcagacaTTCAGAACGCTGTGAAATtgaagagggggggggggattccattttaaaaattagatttttcagcgACTTTTCATGGCTTtctaggatttttttaaaaaaaagttaaaaccatgacaaattttgttcaataccaaaATCCATaactttccaggtgcgcagataccctgtatttagttatatttaaaataaaagtatttatataaataaaagagaaagtttttaaaaatgccttttttttaaaaacaaaacaaaacattggTTAAAATCAACCAACCTTTTACATATGCTGCtaacacattattttataattttttattttatattaatgctaAGTGGAGGTGAAAAGtaatgtatatacatatttaaaatcttcatgTTCATGATaaacatatttagaatatttataggTACTTTTTCGATTTCATGCTAGTATTTAAGGAACATAAATgaatatttgtgaatttttattgaaaatactaattaataattgaaaaagtttttaaggattctttcaataaattagttacttttaatttgaggtataaaatataatttaagcatttatttttagtaaattaaaatttattacaaaaaaatcatttatctttCAACTATGCAGATAAAAACTGATGCCAAAatgaattagttattttatttatatatatatatatatatacacacacacagaCAGTTGTTTTTACTGATATGAAAATGTACATACAGATTACTTTTTAGAGTACAATTtttactccccccccccaatcAATTGAATATATGATGTTTATTCATGTTAGCAAAACTATGTTAGTTTACATTACTTGCAAAGGAAAAATGTTACACAGTAAGCAACAAGGTTTTATGTTAGTATGAAGTCTATAATGTTTATCTAAGCTTTCCTTctgcaaaaatctttttttgcatatattacAAGGATAAGGTAATTCAGTTAAATGGACAACTctgtgtttaattaaattactatgcTTGGTAAAACCTTTATTGCACACTATACAAGAATAAGTTTTATCTCCAATATGAACAAGATTATGCCTGTCTAAATGCTGCTTTTGAGCAAAACTTTTACCACATACATTACaagaaaatgacttttttttatcctcATAATGATCAGACATATGCTTAATGAAGCGCGATTTAACAGCAaatcttttattacataaattacaaGACAATGGCCTGGTGTGAATCTTACGATGGGTGTTCAGCACTCCACCTCTTTTAAACctcttattacataaattacaaGAGTAAGGTCTTTCTTCAGAATGAGAAAGGATGTGTTTCCTTAAATATGCCTTTAcagcaaaacttttattacatatcttACATGGATATGGCTTCTGCCCagtatgaattaaataatgatcCTTGAGAGTTGGCagtgaactaatttttttatgacatatATTACAAGAATATGGTTTCTCTCCTGTATGAAATCTCAAATGAAGGTTCAGATAGCTCTTACTCGCAAACTTTTTATCACATATGCAACACAAATATGGCTTCTCTTCAGTATGAGTTCTGTAATGTAGGTCCAGGCTTCTCTtcgttgaaaactttttatcacatatattacaagaataaggtttttctcCAGTGTGAATACGAGAATGTACTGCTAAATATGTCTTGAAGGGAAATTTTTTACCACATATATTACAAGAAAAAGGCTTTTCTTTACTGTGAACTACAGAATGccgaagtaataaatttttttgacgaaACGATTTATGACATATGTCACAcgaaattgactttttttcagACATGGAtgcaagtatatattttaattgcttattgttcaattttgtttttcaacagAAACAACACTGGGTACATGAACTATGAGGAAAAACTCTTTGAAGacaataattaagaaatgaatatgctagattcttaataaatagtttagatataaaaaaatacaagaaaatggGCACTTGCAGGATTACtttaatagatataaaaatggcacttaaacaaacaaataattaccATACATAGAAGCTTCAAGCTATAAAGGATAAcacaatatcaaaaaaattcttcacaATTTTAACTTACAGAATTACCAAGTATAAGATTTTACTCATGTAACaccaaaaaacataattttctgttACTTAAACATCTAACAGGCCTCATATACTAGCTCGTGACACAGTTAgaaacatgcaaaaaattacataagCAAAACAagtacaagaatttttaaaaattgaaaatacgaATTGAATGGTTATTATTACAATGTTCCATAAACGAACACAAAATTACCTTAAAGAAAAAGCTTCAAGTACAATACAATGTccataaaatagattttttttatacatttattttagataaatttcattatttattttacgtaaTAAGAATCAACTTATGTAAcaggaaaaaagtaattttttgagaCATTAGACGGGGATATTATCATAATAtgattgtaaattaataatttttgaaaaagttaaatattttttgtggatattttGCCGACGGATCAACAAAAAATGAGGGTGAggcaaatcaatttttaaactatactttGGCAATAAGCACTTGCTTGtagctttatttttagaaaacagtgaaaataaagctttagtTTCATTTAAGACGCTTATCCTAGTTTCAGATTAACTGTACCcttaattctataaattttgacAGGTTCctggaaaaattgaaaatcagaGTTGAGTTTGTCAACATAACATTCTACTTGCCACGCTTCCTCAATATCCGCCTTCTCAGATGTGATGTGGGTGTTATCAAATTCATTTTAGCTACCgtgttagaatttaaaagaatatgaagcttatttactttttattgtgaGAAAAGCTAAAATCTTCGTCGATATGCTGTAAGtcaattcttataattttttttttaacttgcacctaaaaaattaataagctttatttttagaat
The nucleotide sequence above comes from Parasteatoda tepidariorum isolate YZ-2023 chromosome 6, CAS_Ptep_4.0, whole genome shotgun sequence. Encoded proteins:
- the LOC107442976 gene encoding zinc finger protein ZFP2-like, producing MSAKNSISCDICHKSFRQKNLLIRHSVVHCKEKPFSCNICDKKFSYKTTLTMHSHIHTGEYPYSCNICDKKFSMKNHLNIHYRTHTGEKPYLCCICNQRFISTNSLNLHLRFHTGEKPYSCNICDKKFTNKSSLNHHLRFHVGEKPYSCNICHKKFTSMPTLRDHNIIHTGQKLYSCKICNKSFAVKAYLRKHSRRHSEEKPYSCSICQKRFTTGNNLYSHRMIHTKPFSCNLCNKRFAIKSRLTKHMSDHSKNKKEVFSCNVCDKRFAQKQYLERHNLIHIREKNYSCIVCNKGFTQHRNLMRHRVVHSNELPYPCNICKKRFLLKESLDKHYKLHTSIKPYCCLLCNIFPSKVI
- the LOC107442983 gene encoding zinc finger protein ZFP2, which translates into the protein MSEKKSISCDICHKSFRQKNLLLRHSVVHSKEKPFSCNICGKKFPFKTYLAVHSRIHTGEKPYSCNICDKKFSTKRSLDLHYRTHTEEKPYLCCICDKKFASKSYLNLHLRFHTGEKPYSCNICHKKISSLPTLKDHYLIHTGQKPYPCKICNKSFAVKAYLRKHILSHSEERPYSCNLCNKRFKRGGVLNTHRKIHTRPLSCNLCNKRFAVKSRFIKHMSDHYEDKKKSFSCNVCGKSFAQKQHLDRHNLVHIGDKTYSCIVCNKGFTKHSNLIKHRVVHLTELPYPCNICKKRFLQKESLDKHYRLHTNIKPCCLLCNIFPLQVM